Genomic window (Jeotgalibacillus haloalkalitolerans):
CTTTGGAAGTGGCTGACAGCCGAAGTCCATCAGGCGGATGCACTATTATTGAGTGTGGATTTATTAATCTATGGCGGTCTCCTTCCATCGCGCCTTCATTATTTAAAACAGGAAGACGCAGAGACGTGGCTTGAGCGTTTTCGGTCATTACGCAGAGACTTTCCTCAATTAAAGATTTATGCATCTAATCTGATCATGCGTACGCCTAAATACAGCTCCAGCGATGAAGAGCCTGAATACTATGAAGACTGGGGAAGAGAGCTTTTTCTGCGGGCATATTTAATAGACAAGAAAAGCCGTGAAACACTTACTGCATCTGAAGAGAAGCAATTAGAGGAAATTATTTTAAAGCTTCCTGCAGCATACATTGAGGATTATGAACAGAGACGTGCATTTAATTCAAATATAAATGTACAGATACTGGACCTTGTACGTGAGGGTGTATTTGATTTTCTGGCTGTTCCACAGGATGACAGTGCAGAGTACGGTTATACCGCTATGGATCAGAAAGCAGTTGTCAGCAGAAGAGAACAGCTTCGCCTTTATTATCAGGTCCAGATGTATCCGGGAGCCGATGAAGTAGGAGCGACGCTGCTTGCACGGGCGTATAACCACTTTCACAATCAATCCCCCAAAATCTATCCTATTTGGAGCAGTACACTCGGACCGCAATTGATCCCGATGTATGAGGATCGTCCATTTGCTGAGAGTCTGAAAGCGCATGTGATGGCTGCCGGATGTCAGCTTACCGCGAATGCTGATGAAGCGGACCTGATTTTAGCATATAACACTCCCGGGAAAATCATGCAGGAATCGTGGGAGCAGGATAAAAGAGATATTACTTATACGAGCTTCAGAAATATGCTCACTTTTACTGATCAGATTAAATATAACATTCAAAACGGAAAAAAGGTCATACTCGCGGATGCTGCATATGCAAATGGTGGTGACCGGGAATTAATTACACTGCTGGATGAGGAAAAAGTGCTTGACCAGCTTTTATCATACAAAGGCTGGAATACAAATTGTAATACTTTAGGGACTACAATCTGTCAGGGAGCTATTGGCCTTCATGCTGTATCCGGAGTTTTGAAGGAAAATCTGATTTATCATTTACTGGACGATTATTTCTATCAGGCGGAAGTACGAATGGAAATGACGGCAGATTATCTTCCTGAAAACGGGTTAACATATTTTGAATTAAAGGATCTGGCAGAACTGGTGAATGCGGAACGGGATCAACGCCTGACGAAGAGATTCCACAGCATGTTACATAATAGCTTCAAAGATGTTGAATTAATTGAATTAAAAAGCTTCAGCCCGTGGAATCGGATGTTTGAATGCGGATTATCTATTAATGTGAGGTGTGAAAATGCTTGAAATCATAAAAAAAGGTCTGGTTGTATCATGTCAGGCACTGGAAGATGAACCTTTGTATGGTTCAGATACGATGAAAAAAATGGCAGAAGCAGCGAGAAGAGGCGGTGCAGTTGCAATCCGTGCAAACGGAGTTGAAGATATTAAAGCGATAAAGGCACAAGTGAATCTTCCGATTATCGGTATTATTAAAGCGGTTTATCCTGACTCAGATGTCTATATTACTCCTACTTTAAAGGAAGTGGAGGCGCTGATAGAAGCTGGGGTAGACCTGATCGCAACAGATGCGACGATGAGGGTGAGACCGAATCATCAGTCATTAGAGAATTTTATAAAAGAGGTAAAATCCCGTTTTCCAGAGCAACAATGGATGGCAGATTGTGCAACGCTGGAAGAGTGCATACATGCAGAAGAGCTGGGGTTTGATTGTGTTGGAACAACGCTTCACGGATACACAAAAAATACCGCGGGGAAAAAGCTGTACCATGATGATTTTCAGTTTTTAAAAGAAGTGGTTAATGCTGTGAACATTCCGGTCATTGCAGAAGGTAATATTATAACACCTGAAATGTCTATGCAAGCGCTTAATTGCGGAGCACATTCTGTTGTGGTGGGTGGAGCGATTACAAGGCCGCAGCAAATTACAGAAAGATTTGTGGCTGAACTTAAAAAAATATGATGGATAGAAATAAACATCTAGTGGATTGGGGGAGCTTTCATGTTCGGTGGAATTGAAGCAGGTGGAACTAAGTTTGTATGTGCTGTTGGAGATGAAAAAGGAACTGTTATGAAGCGGATACAGCTGCCAACTGCGGACCCTGTGGAAACTATGCCGCAGGTCATCGCATTCTTTCGGCAGTATCCTATAAAGGCACTCGGAGTCGGTTCATTTGGTCCGATCGATTTGAATTTTGAAAGCCCTTTATTCGGTCATATTACTTCAACGCCAAAGACCGCCTGGAGAAATTATCCGCTTGTTAAAGTGTTACAAGATGAACTCCGGGTTCCGGTAAGGTTCACTACAGACGTGAATGCAGCAGCGCTTGGTGAGGCTGTATCCGGAGCAGCAAAAGGGATCGACAGCTGCTTATATATTACAGTTGGTACCGGTATTGGTGCAGGTGCAGTAGTAAGTGGAAAATTGCTTCAGGGTCTCTCTCATCCTGAGATGGGTCACATTTTGTT
Coding sequences:
- a CDS encoding DUF4127 family protein, encoding MKIVYLPIDERPCNLTYIEMIAGSSRDIELTTPEYSLLGNKRIPADTEELWKWLTAEVHQADALLLSVDLLIYGGLLPSRLHYLKQEDAETWLERFRSLRRDFPQLKIYASNLIMRTPKYSSSDEEPEYYEDWGRELFLRAYLIDKKSRETLTASEEKQLEEIILKLPAAYIEDYEQRRAFNSNINVQILDLVREGVFDFLAVPQDDSAEYGYTAMDQKAVVSRREQLRLYYQVQMYPGADEVGATLLARAYNHFHNQSPKIYPIWSSTLGPQLIPMYEDRPFAESLKAHVMAAGCQLTANADEADLILAYNTPGKIMQESWEQDKRDITYTSFRNMLTFTDQIKYNIQNGKKVILADAAYANGGDRELITLLDEEKVLDQLLSYKGWNTNCNTLGTTICQGAIGLHAVSGVLKENLIYHLLDDYFYQAEVRMEMTADYLPENGLTYFELKDLAELVNAERDQRLTKRFHSMLHNSFKDVELIELKSFSPWNRMFECGLSINVRCENA
- a CDS encoding N-acetylmannosamine-6-phosphate 2-epimerase; the encoded protein is MLEIIKKGLVVSCQALEDEPLYGSDTMKKMAEAARRGGAVAIRANGVEDIKAIKAQVNLPIIGIIKAVYPDSDVYITPTLKEVEALIEAGVDLIATDATMRVRPNHQSLENFIKEVKSRFPEQQWMADCATLEECIHAEELGFDCVGTTLHGYTKNTAGKKLYHDDFQFLKEVVNAVNIPVIAEGNIITPEMSMQALNCGAHSVVVGGAITRPQQITERFVAELKKI
- a CDS encoding ROK family protein, with product MFGGIEAGGTKFVCAVGDEKGTVMKRIQLPTADPVETMPQVIAFFRQYPIKALGVGSFGPIDLNFESPLFGHITSTPKTAWRNYPLVKVLQDELRVPVRFTTDVNAAALGEAVSGAAKGIDSCLYITVGTGIGAGAVVSGKLLQGLSHPEMGHILLRRHSQDGFKGICPYHHDCLEGMASGPAIEARWGEKAEELKEKAEVWELEGYYLAQALMQYILILSPKKIILGGGVMNQKQLFSSVYIHLKELLNDYISLPNLSEYIVSPALGDHAGITGALILARDTYPQKELTTGKGSADDGISDVF